From the Butyrivibrio fibrisolvens genome, one window contains:
- a CDS encoding extracellular solute-binding protein: protein MKSWKKGLAIGAVAVLAIVGIAALFLTKRVENFRDKYEGVDLTKEVEGMERTGGYTGYLLEHEGAKNSDKDIDIDLSTYDAEGDVKFETSYEGESNVLYTELDSKVTFKVNAPEEGFYNLYLEYYLPESRGVAAERAVYINGELPFDDAINISFSRVWVDGGEKRVDNQGNEIRPRQAEEYCWQNAYFRDKLGYISEPYKFFLNKGENEVTLEAVNEPMAIKSLKFTSVFELATYEEYTAANSDNSANQKDGYTQVVQGEESARRSESSLYAKYDRSSPSTQPMSLMHTVLNYVGGEAWSTNGQWIEWDVTVEEDGFYNLTVKGRQNYSRGNVSNRTLYIDGEIPFKEVEEISFPYANNWDLITLSDENGNPYNFYLTKGTHTIRLEASLGGLGTILEEIEDSTYRLNQMYRKILVYTGASPDQYRDYHIETTYPEVMEAMDLESKRLYKIVDDMVDYSGQKGDSIATAQTLAQQLERFCKQPNKITTEFGTFKDNITALGTSTLNLSMTKLDIDYIEVTAAGTAPKKDTESALDKIGHEIKSFIASFLVDYNAVGDVYGDDEDVVKVWVLTGRDQGTILKSMIDEDFTTNTGIKVNVEIVDAGALQSAVIAGRGPNVVLSIGADQPVNYALRGSAEDITQFPDYQEVLANYSESSYEQISLDGHIYGVPETQTFNVMFYRKDVMEELGLKIPDTWDELIAEMPTIQGKNLSVGIPSAAGSSSSAQASTSIMSASADLSMYFSLLFQYGGDVYNEAGNKTTVDTEAGIRAFEDYVRYFNDYGIPTVYDFVSQFRSGEMPIGIAPYSTYNTLMVSAPEIRGLWDFTLIPGTVRTNEDGTTYIDRSDFISGAATMMIKTEDEQLRQNSWEFMKWWAKPETQVTFGREIEALLGASARYATANRVAFSNLSWSSDDIEVLNAQWDQTVGIREVPGGYYTGRHLSNAIRKVFNEKVDSRETIIDYSIKIDDELTKKRKEFGLPVYGE, encoded by the coding sequence ATGAAAAGTTGGAAAAAAGGCCTGGCAATCGGGGCTGTAGCGGTTCTGGCAATAGTAGGCATCGCTGCATTGTTTCTGACAAAAAGGGTCGAAAACTTTAGGGACAAGTACGAAGGGGTAGACCTCACCAAAGAAGTTGAAGGTATGGAACGTACAGGCGGCTATACCGGATACCTTCTTGAACATGAGGGAGCCAAGAATTCCGACAAGGACATTGATATTGATCTTTCCACATATGATGCTGAAGGCGATGTCAAGTTCGAGACAAGCTATGAAGGCGAAAGCAATGTTCTGTATACAGAACTTGATTCAAAAGTAACCTTCAAAGTTAATGCTCCGGAAGAAGGCTTTTATAATCTATACCTTGAGTATTATCTCCCAGAGTCAAGAGGTGTTGCTGCTGAAAGAGCAGTATACATCAACGGAGAACTTCCGTTCGATGATGCCATCAATATTTCTTTTTCAAGAGTATGGGTTGATGGTGGAGAGAAGAGAGTTGATAACCAGGGCAATGAAATAAGACCAAGACAGGCTGAAGAGTACTGCTGGCAGAATGCTTATTTCAGAGATAAGCTTGGTTACATCTCAGAACCATACAAGTTCTTCCTTAACAAAGGCGAGAACGAAGTAACACTTGAAGCAGTCAATGAGCCGATGGCAATCAAGAGCCTGAAGTTCACAAGTGTATTCGAACTTGCAACATACGAAGAGTACACTGCTGCTAACTCTGATAACAGTGCCAACCAGAAAGATGGTTATACACAGGTTGTTCAGGGCGAAGAATCAGCAAGAAGATCAGAGTCATCACTTTATGCTAAGTATGACAGATCTTCACCATCCACTCAGCCAATGTCACTTATGCATACAGTTCTTAACTATGTTGGTGGAGAAGCATGGAGCACAAACGGACAGTGGATTGAATGGGATGTAACAGTTGAAGAGGATGGTTTTTATAACCTCACTGTAAAAGGAAGACAGAACTATTCAAGAGGTAATGTTTCTAATAGAACGCTCTATATTGATGGAGAGATTCCATTCAAAGAAGTAGAAGAGATCTCCTTCCCTTATGCAAACAACTGGGATCTTATAACACTCTCTGATGAGAATGGTAATCCTTATAATTTCTATCTTACAAAGGGTACACACACGATCAGACTTGAAGCTTCACTTGGAGGGCTTGGTACTATCCTTGAAGAGATTGAAGATTCAACATACAGACTGAATCAGATGTATCGTAAGATTCTCGTTTATACAGGAGCTTCACCTGACCAGTACAGAGACTATCATATCGAGACAACATATCCTGAAGTTATGGAAGCTATGGACCTTGAGTCCAAGAGACTTTATAAGATAGTTGATGACATGGTTGACTATTCAGGTCAGAAGGGCGACTCAATTGCAACAGCTCAGACTCTTGCACAGCAGCTTGAAAGATTCTGCAAGCAGCCCAATAAGATAACTACAGAATTTGGTACTTTCAAAGATAATATTACAGCTCTTGGTACATCAACTCTTAATCTTAGTATGACCAAGCTGGACATCGACTATATCGAAGTAACAGCAGCAGGAACTGCGCCCAAAAAGGATACGGAAAGCGCTCTTGACAAGATTGGACATGAGATCAAGTCATTCATAGCTTCTTTCCTTGTTGATTACAACGCTGTCGGTGATGTATATGGCGATGACGAAGATGTAGTTAAGGTTTGGGTTCTTACTGGTAGAGATCAGGGTACAATCCTTAAGTCCATGATCGATGAAGACTTTACTACAAATACAGGAATCAAAGTTAATGTAGAGATCGTTGATGCAGGCGCACTTCAAAGTGCCGTAATAGCAGGAAGAGGACCTAATGTAGTTCTTTCAATAGGTGCTGATCAGCCTGTAAACTATGCACTTCGTGGATCTGCAGAAGATATCACTCAGTTCCCTGATTATCAGGAAGTTCTAGCTAACTATTCTGAAAGCTCATATGAACAGATAAGTCTTGACGGACATATCTATGGTGTTCCTGAGACACAGACCTTCAACGTAATGTTCTATAGAAAAGACGTTATGGAAGAACTTGGTCTTAAAATTCCGGATACATGGGACGAGCTCATTGCAGAAATGCCTACTATTCAGGGTAAAAACCTTTCAGTTGGTATACCTAGTGCAGCAGGTTCATCTTCATCTGCTCAGGCTTCAACAAGTATTATGTCAGCATCAGCCGATCTGTCTATGTACTTTTCACTTCTTTTCCAGTATGGAGGAGATGTATATAACGAAGCCGGTAATAAGACAACAGTTGATACAGAAGCTGGAATCAGAGCTTTTGAAGATTATGTAAGGTATTTCAATGATTATGGCATACCTACAGTTTATGACTTTGTTTCACAGTTCCGTTCCGGTGAGATGCCAATTGGTATTGCACCATACTCAACTTACAACACTCTGATGGTTTCAGCTCCTGAGATAAGAGGTCTTTGGGACTTTACACTCATTCCTGGAACTGTTCGTACAAATGAAGATGGTACTACTTATATTGACCGCTCAGACTTTATATCAGGTGCGGCAACTATGATGATCAAGACTGAAGATGAACAGCTTCGCCAGAACTCATGGGAATTCATGAAGTGGTGGGCTAAGCCTGAAACTCAGGTTACATTCGGTCGTGAGATAGAAGCTCTTCTGGGTGCATCTGCAAGATATGCAACAGCTAACAGAGTAGCATTTTCCAATCTGTCATGGAGTTCAGATGATATCGAAGTACTCAATGCTCAGTGGGATCAGACAGTAGGTATCAGAGAAGTTCCTGGTGGATATTACACAGGAAGACATTTATCCAATGCAATACGTAAAGTATTTAACGAAAAGGTAGATTCACGAGAAACCATAATCGACTACTCCATCAAGATTGATGATGAGTTAACCAAGAAGAGAAAAGAATTTGGTCTGCCGGTTTATGGGGAATGA
- a CDS encoding glycosyl hydrolase 115 family protein codes for MNYIIKNENRLVFYYQAGTCKGVRRVIGKVSEDINKVLGITPEELLVESFEDICTDSDSKDIKGIYVATLDGGNTSPLTGDELETLRGRREAYAFLLKTIPGVEEPILVIVGSDKRGAIYGLFHLSELLGVSPWVNFADVRPAKKDEVTITDEDTLISRQPSVKYRGLFINDEWPSFGNWTMKHYGGFTAKMYDNVFELILRLKGNYLWPAMWTSNFSLDGPGLASAELADEYGIVMSNSHHEPCSRHSEEWDLVRGEDSKYGNAWNFDKNKEGLTNYWRDGLKRNAPFENIITVGMRGERDSEVLGREATLKENIDYLKEVILTQRDLIQEVYGDKAQEVPMMLAIYKEVEKYYFGDENTEGLRSWDGLDGVTLMLCEDNQGNMRRLPEYGEEHNGGFGMYYHFDYHGDPVSYEWVNSTYIPKVCEQMSEAYDKGVRDIWIVNVGDLKPQEFPLTYFFELAYDYEKWSIHSEKPYLRFLDYFVNQQFKNFLPDSELGRLKELLDEYTYLSSIRKPESLYPGTLHNFNYGEADRIYAKAKDIRRSCDELEMFILGNRLKEIDSALFELVVFPARVIANHYEMMIAAEKNRVCAAQGRVTANFYAEEVEKCHRIEKNLISTYHSIESGKWDGMMLSQHTGFRFWNEEENMYPVRSYIWPADKHRMIVTVPLTGQYSMGGDWTRKNLFLYEYIKPEVSSQTFLIENGGNVDVDYKIESGDDWISLSETEGKIPPFEQIDEIISEKEITVTIDRDKIAELIGDVSSIIDADDKNTDSSEKTTINKEVFDRNGKKVNIVRRNNTYYISGSILVSSGNKKVTLVVLAACYGEEISKEHMVPVVPDEWVRFINAFDYPTAFAEVREPANTGDSVGLVIEADEYESISDDKDRDLKVISPIGKYRSGVKALGRRKGDNTDVTYSINTIEEGEYEFTFIIAPSNPITKDNSLRIAVTWNGERHELNLIGKDFVGGDNSNYLWSKDIFAGEHKESLVLNCKAGKGSLNVDFIDEGIVLQRILVKNVKSKWHKGFLGPKAIIEK; via the coding sequence ATGAATTACATTATTAAGAACGAAAACAGACTGGTTTTTTATTATCAGGCAGGAACTTGTAAAGGCGTACGCCGTGTTATCGGCAAGGTATCAGAGGATATCAACAAGGTTTTAGGTATAACTCCTGAGGAGCTTTTAGTTGAGTCCTTTGAAGATATATGTACTGATTCTGATAGTAAAGATATAAAAGGTATATATGTTGCAACACTTGATGGCGGCAATACCTCCCCTCTTACAGGGGACGAACTTGAAACTCTGCGTGGAAGAAGAGAGGCTTATGCATTTCTTCTTAAGACGATTCCCGGTGTTGAAGAGCCTATCCTTGTAATAGTAGGAAGTGACAAAAGAGGTGCTATTTACGGTCTGTTCCACCTGTCTGAGCTTCTGGGGGTGTCACCCTGGGTCAACTTTGCAGATGTAAGACCTGCTAAGAAGGACGAAGTTACTATAACAGATGAAGATACACTCATCTCAAGACAGCCTTCTGTTAAGTATAGAGGTCTTTTCATCAATGATGAGTGGCCATCTTTTGGTAACTGGACCATGAAGCATTACGGCGGATTTACAGCTAAGATGTACGACAATGTCTTCGAGCTTATCCTCCGTCTTAAGGGCAACTATCTCTGGCCTGCAATGTGGACATCAAACTTTTCACTTGATGGCCCTGGTCTTGCAAGTGCAGAACTTGCAGATGAATACGGAATCGTAATGAGTAACTCTCACCATGAGCCTTGCTCAAGACATTCTGAAGAGTGGGACCTTGTAAGAGGTGAAGATTCCAAATATGGCAATGCCTGGAATTTTGACAAGAACAAAGAAGGTCTTACCAACTACTGGAGAGATGGTCTTAAGAGAAATGCACCTTTTGAAAATATCATCACAGTAGGTATGAGAGGTGAGAGAGATAGTGAGGTCCTTGGAAGAGAAGCAACTCTTAAAGAGAACATCGACTACCTTAAGGAAGTTATACTGACTCAAAGAGATCTCATACAAGAAGTATATGGTGACAAAGCACAGGAAGTTCCTATGATGCTTGCTATATATAAGGAAGTAGAGAAGTACTACTTCGGAGATGAGAATACAGAGGGGCTTAGAAGCTGGGATGGTCTTGATGGCGTAACACTTATGCTGTGTGAAGACAATCAGGGCAATATGAGAAGACTTCCTGAATACGGCGAAGAACACAACGGCGGATTCGGAATGTACTATCATTTTGATTATCACGGAGACCCGGTTTCTTATGAATGGGTTAACAGCACATATATACCAAAAGTATGTGAGCAGATGAGTGAAGCATATGACAAGGGAGTAAGAGATATCTGGATCGTTAATGTTGGAGATCTTAAGCCTCAGGAATTCCCTCTTACATATTTCTTCGAACTTGCATATGACTATGAGAAGTGGAGCATCCATTCTGAGAAGCCATATCTTAGATTCCTTGATTATTTTGTAAATCAGCAGTTTAAGAACTTCCTTCCTGATTCAGAACTTGGAAGACTCAAAGAGCTTCTTGATGAATATACATATCTTAGCAGCATCAGAAAGCCTGAAAGTCTGTATCCGGGAACACTTCATAACTTTAACTATGGTGAAGCTGATCGCATATATGCTAAAGCCAAGGATATAAGACGAAGCTGCGACGAACTTGAGATGTTCATCTTAGGTAACAGGCTTAAAGAGATTGACTCTGCTTTGTTTGAACTTGTAGTTTTCCCTGCAAGAGTAATAGCTAATCATTATGAGATGATGATTGCGGCAGAAAAGAACAGAGTATGCGCGGCTCAGGGAAGAGTCACAGCCAACTTCTATGCAGAGGAAGTTGAGAAGTGCCATAGGATTGAGAAGAATCTCATCAGCACATATCATTCTATCGAAAGCGGCAAGTGGGATGGAATGATGCTCTCACAGCATACAGGCTTTAGATTCTGGAATGAAGAAGAGAATATGTATCCTGTAAGATCATATATATGGCCTGCGGATAAACACAGGATGATAGTTACCGTTCCTCTTACAGGTCAGTATTCTATGGGCGGAGATTGGACCAGAAAGAATCTCTTCTTATATGAATATATAAAACCTGAAGTAAGCTCCCAGACTTTCCTTATCGAAAATGGCGGCAACGTAGATGTTGATTATAAGATTGAATCAGGTGATGACTGGATCAGTCTTAGCGAAACAGAAGGCAAGATCCCTCCATTTGAACAGATTGATGAGATCATAAGCGAGAAAGAGATCACTGTAACAATAGATAGAGACAAGATCGCTGAGCTGATCGGAGATGTTTCTTCTATTATAGATGCTGATGACAAGAATACCGATAGTAGCGAAAAAACTACTATTAATAAAGAAGTTTTTGATAGAAACGGCAAGAAGGTTAACATCGTAAGGAGAAACAATACTTATTATATAAGCGGAAGCATTCTTGTAAGCTCCGGCAATAAGAAGGTAACACTTGTAGTCCTTGCTGCATGCTATGGCGAGGAGATCTCCAAAGAGCACATGGTTCCAGTTGTTCCGGATGAATGGGTGAGATTTATCAATGCTTTTGATTATCCGACAGCATTTGCAGAAGTAAGAGAGCCTGCTAATACCGGAGACTCGGTAGGACTCGTTATCGAAGCTGATGAATATGAGAGTATCAGTGATGATAAGGATAGAGATCTTAAGGTAATAAGTCCTATAGGCAAGTACAGGAGCGGTGTCAAAGCACTTGGAAGAAGAAAGGGTGATAATACAGATGTTACTTATTCTATAAATACTATAGAAGAAGGCGAGTATGAATTTACCTTTATCATTGCTCCATCTAATCCTATCACCAAGGACAATAGCCTGAGAATCGCAGTTACCTGGAACGGCGAAAGACATGAGCTTAATCTTATAGGTAAGGATTTTGTTGGAGGTGATAATTCCAACTACCTTTGGTCAAAAGATATATTTGCAGGAGAGCACAAAGAAAGCCTTGTTCTTAATTGCAAAGCCGGAAAAGGCAGTCTGAATGTAGATTTCATTGATGAAGGTATAGTTCTTCAGAGAATTCTTGTTAAGAATGTGAAGAGCAAATGGCACAAAGGTTTTCTTGGTCCTAAAGCAATAATTGAAAAATGA
- a CDS encoding glycoside hydrolase family 43 protein — MKAVATNPILSGFYPDPSIVRAGDDYYILNSSFAYFPGLPIMHSKDLANWHQIGNVLCDDKSLPLENTRLSQGLFAPTIRYHEGRFYVVCTNISHGGNFIVTADDINGPWSEPVCIKGADGIDPSIFFDEDGKCYYIGTHPNPEGERYSGNYHIYIGELDTETFQFCGDKVDVWNGSMKNIIWPEGPHLYKKDDYYYIMHAEGGTGPNHCEAICRSKSLFGPYENNMNNPIITHRDMGKEYPIQYVGHADLVETPDGEWFMVMLGVRRTEGYTTIGRETFLAKVTWEDGWPVVNPGIAKLTQTVDTGLEEVKWDDDVKNNRDYRFSSMDKIGPEFVTLRNEQEGRYTLSKEGLVMKASKLPITQESNPSYLGLRVQNHAFKAYATVNTTESDNLTKGLVLMQNEGFSLRVEVSENKASALLRQDGADKIIGQTEVKDGSVTFVIKGDGLKGQAEIVEGDKEVMFDEVDIRALSTEIAGGFVGCTVGIYASDNTGSDLTNSAVFTDFRYEA, encoded by the coding sequence ATGAAAGCAGTTGCTACAAACCCGATTCTTTCGGGCTTTTATCCTGATCCATCTATTGTCAGGGCGGGGGATGATTATTACATTCTGAATTCATCTTTTGCGTATTTTCCCGGTCTTCCGATAATGCACAGCAAAGATCTTGCCAATTGGCATCAGATCGGTAATGTGCTGTGTGATGATAAGTCTCTTCCGCTTGAGAATACCAGACTTTCACAGGGACTTTTCGCTCCTACCATAAGGTATCATGAGGGAAGATTCTATGTTGTATGCACCAATATCTCACATGGAGGCAATTTCATCGTAACAGCAGATGATATAAACGGCCCCTGGTCTGAGCCTGTATGCATCAAGGGTGCTGACGGAATAGACCCGAGTATCTTCTTTGATGAGGACGGAAAGTGCTACTATATCGGAACTCATCCCAATCCGGAAGGAGAGAGATACAGCGGCAATTACCACATCTATATCGGTGAGCTGGATACTGAGACTTTCCAGTTCTGCGGGGACAAAGTAGATGTATGGAACGGCTCTATGAAGAATATCATCTGGCCTGAAGGACCTCACCTTTACAAGAAGGACGATTATTACTACATCATGCACGCAGAAGGCGGCACAGGACCTAACCACTGCGAAGCAATCTGCAGAAGTAAATCTCTTTTCGGACCTTATGAAAATAATATGAATAACCCCATTATCACTCACAGGGATATGGGTAAAGAGTATCCTATCCAGTATGTAGGTCATGCTGATCTTGTAGAAACTCCTGATGGAGAGTGGTTCATGGTAATGCTGGGTGTAAGGCGTACTGAAGGCTACACAACTATAGGTAGAGAGACCTTCCTTGCCAAGGTGACATGGGAAGACGGCTGGCCGGTTGTAAATCCCGGAATAGCCAAGCTTACACAGACAGTAGATACCGGTCTTGAAGAAGTTAAGTGGGATGATGATGTCAAAAATAACAGAGACTACAGATTCTCTTCCATGGACAAGATAGGACCTGAATTTGTTACATTAAGAAACGAGCAGGAAGGAAGATACACTCTTTCTAAAGAAGGTCTTGTCATGAAGGCTTCAAAGCTTCCTATCACACAGGAGTCCAATCCTTCATATCTTGGCTTAAGAGTTCAGAATCATGCTTTTAAGGCATATGCAACAGTTAACACTACAGAGTCAGATAATCTTACAAAAGGCCTTGTGCTTATGCAGAATGAAGGCTTCTCTTTAAGAGTAGAAGTCAGCGAAAATAAGGCATCTGCTCTGCTTAGACAAGACGGCGCTGACAAGATCATAGGTCAGACAGAAGTTAAGGACGGATCTGTCACATTTGTAATAAAGGGCGATGGACTTAAGGGCCAGGCTGAAATAGTTGAAGGCGATAAGGAAGTTATGTTTGATGAAGTAGACATAAGAGCCCTTTCAACTGAGATAGCAGGCGGATTTGTAGGATGTACAGTAGGAATATATGCTTCTGATAATACAGGAAGCGATCTTACAAACAGCGCAGTATTTACAGACTTTAGATATGAGGCCTGA
- a CDS encoding AraC family transcriptional regulator, producing MALAAQKLNSEINIINKDFAGTRKLKQNQEIVQYLNDSTLRIWYNDQDEDYETHWHNAIEIIMPVEEWYEVTISEEKFHITPGEILIIPSSSLHSLHAPSKGARFIFLFDLHFLEKLSGFTSISTILGKPIVIKKETFLPVYDDIYDLLIQMRTEYFSDSDFADIMIYSHLLELFSLIGRYRISEMKLSNTRIYKQKEYIDKFNEVLEYIDEHYMENLCLESIAYKAGFSKFHFSRLFKQYTNFTFNEYLTHRRIKAASDLLAMPDLSITEVSLAVGFASISTFNRIFRQVNKCTPSEYRRKHNPLHRL from the coding sequence ATGGCTTTGGCAGCTCAAAAGTTAAATTCTGAAATTAACATAATCAATAAAGATTTTGCAGGCACCAGAAAACTTAAACAGAATCAGGAAATAGTTCAATATCTTAACGATTCGACACTCCGGATCTGGTACAATGACCAGGATGAGGATTACGAAACTCACTGGCACAATGCAATTGAGATCATAATGCCCGTTGAAGAGTGGTATGAAGTTACTATCTCTGAAGAGAAATTCCATATAACTCCGGGAGAGATCCTTATCATCCCGTCCAGTTCTCTTCATTCATTGCATGCACCAAGCAAAGGAGCTCGTTTTATATTCCTTTTCGATCTTCACTTCCTTGAAAAGCTTAGCGGATTCACATCCATAAGCACTATCCTTGGAAAGCCTATTGTGATCAAAAAAGAGACCTTCCTGCCTGTCTATGATGATATCTATGACCTTCTCATCCAGATGAGAACAGAATACTTCTCAGACAGTGATTTTGCAGATATCATGATATACTCTCATCTTCTGGAGCTCTTCTCCCTTATTGGAAGATACAGGATCTCCGAGATGAAGCTGTCCAATACCAGGATCTATAAGCAGAAAGAATACATCGATAAATTCAATGAAGTACTTGAATATATTGATGAGCATTATATGGAGAATCTGTGCCTTGAGTCAATTGCTTATAAGGCAGGATTTAGTAAGTTCCACTTCTCAAGACTGTTCAAACAGTATACTAATTTTACTTTTAACGAATATCTTACTCACAGAAGGATCAAGGCAGCATCTGATCTTCTGGCAATGCCTGATCTGTCTATCACGGAGGTATCTCTTGCTGTAGGATTTGCCAGCATCTCAACTTTTAACAGGATATTCAGGCAGGTCAACAAGTGTACACCAAGTGAATACAGAAGAAAGCACAATCCGCTTCATAGATTATAA
- a CDS encoding extracellular solute-binding protein, whose protein sequence is MNRKKIIAVVLVAVSVFILILGNRLLFGNNKKIIEFTAFYAAPGIELNKDNEIKNIIASKTGVMVTETWLHGQTAQDAVAMLIASGEYPDFIDGGDASKQLYEAGALIALDDYIDKYPNIKAYYSDEEWDRLRQSDGHIYWIPQFSNYKGKDTSCTHNDEAFWIQTRVLKWAGYPEVRTLDQYFDLIESYYEANPTMEDGSEIIPYTILCEDWRYFCLENAPQFLDGYPNDGSVIVDPETLKVIDYNTTPTAKAYFMKLNEEFHKGIVDPQSFTQTYEEYIAKLSTGRVLGMVDQWWDFASFALDSIKQAGLDEQGCEYVPVPVTISEDVHNQWHSSGDQLNVSGGIAVTVDCSDVDAALGFINDLLSEDIHNLRFWGQEGVDYQVDDNGVFYRTPEQREKLLNTNYKMSHMCYYPYFPRYRGTSDDGINSLLPEDQPGEYYDGLSDSIKECFDAYGVKTYVDMLGSNEAPGPWYPMYSYSNSMTNATPGGLAWNLMGQVKHEYLPQLVMADDFEAMWKKYMKAYERCNPQDFLDEMQAELDRRVSSK, encoded by the coding sequence ATGAACAGAAAAAAGATAATAGCTGTAGTTCTTGTGGCTGTATCAGTTTTTATATTGATCCTGGGTAATAGGCTATTATTTGGGAATAACAAAAAGATCATAGAATTCACAGCCTTTTATGCGGCTCCCGGAATAGAGCTGAATAAGGACAATGAAATAAAAAATATCATAGCAAGTAAGACCGGCGTTATGGTCACAGAAACCTGGCTTCATGGTCAGACCGCTCAGGATGCTGTTGCCATGCTCATAGCATCAGGAGAATATCCTGATTTTATAGATGGCGGAGATGCTTCTAAGCAGCTCTATGAAGCCGGAGCGCTTATAGCCCTTGATGATTATATAGACAAGTATCCCAATATCAAGGCTTACTATTCTGATGAAGAATGGGACAGATTAAGACAATCCGACGGACATATATACTGGATTCCACAGTTTAGTAATTATAAGGGCAAAGATACTTCCTGTACTCACAATGATGAGGCATTCTGGATTCAGACAAGGGTTTTAAAGTGGGCAGGATATCCCGAGGTTAGAACACTGGATCAGTATTTTGATCTGATAGAATCTTACTATGAAGCCAATCCTACTATGGAAGATGGATCAGAGATCATCCCTTATACTATACTGTGCGAAGACTGGAGATATTTCTGCCTTGAGAATGCACCGCAGTTTTTGGATGGATATCCAAATGACGGATCTGTTATTGTAGATCCTGAGACTTTGAAAGTAATAGATTATAATACTACGCCTACTGCCAAGGCATATTTTATGAAGCTCAATGAGGAGTTTCATAAAGGTATAGTCGATCCTCAGTCATTTACTCAGACATATGAAGAGTATATAGCTAAGCTATCCACAGGAAGAGTTCTGGGAATGGTAGATCAGTGGTGGGACTTTGCAAGCTTTGCTCTTGATTCTATCAAGCAGGCTGGTCTTGATGAGCAGGGCTGTGAATATGTACCTGTGCCGGTTACTATCTCTGAAGACGTACATAATCAGTGGCATAGCTCAGGAGATCAGCTCAATGTATCGGGAGGAATCGCTGTTACAGTTGATTGCAGCGACGTTGATGCTGCTCTTGGATTTATTAATGACCTTCTAAGTGAAGATATACATAACTTAAGGTTCTGGGGACAGGAAGGAGTAGATTATCAGGTTGATGACAATGGAGTATTCTACAGAACTCCAGAGCAAAGGGAAAAACTCTTAAATACAAACTATAAGATGTCTCATATGTGCTACTATCCATATTTTCCCCGTTACAGAGGCACAAGCGACGACGGTATCAATTCACTTCTTCCAGAAGACCAGCCGGGAGAATATTATGACGGGCTTAGCGATAGCATCAAAGAGTGCTTCGATGCCTATGGAGTTAAGACCTATGTGGACATGCTTGGAAGTAATGAAGCTCCAGGCCCCTGGTATCCAATGTATTCATACTCCAACAGCATGACCAATGCAACCCCCGGAGGCCTTGCCTGGAACCTGATGGGCCAGGTCAAACACGAATACCTTCCCCAGTTGGTAATGGCAGATGATTTTGAAGCTATGTGGAAGAAATATATGAAAGCATACGAACGCTGCAATCCACAGGATTTTCTGGATGAGATGCAGGCTGAGCTTGATAGAAGAGTTTCATCTAAGTAA